One window from the genome of Synechococcus sp. PROS-7-1 encodes:
- a CDS encoding histidinol-phosphate transaminase produces the protein MTESTPPSPPPPARAEVERLKGYSAPLEGRRGQLRLDFNENTLGPSPKVVAAIRSFPEELIAVYPEYDGLREALIANLEASKEGMLHPLVPEQVGVFNGVDAAIHAVIHAYGAPGDILLTTSPTFGYYAPCAAMQGMELEAIPHGMPGFVVPLDALRAALERKPRILMLCNPNNPTGARLAADQVLALAASAPDTLVVVDELYEAFTGDSVLPVVDFRAQANVLVLRSLAKTAGLAGLRLGFAIGHPGVVDRVGRVTGPYDVNSLAVAAAFAALEDQAYTNQYVQEVLRARDWIVSEMTRSRVVFHCDGGNYLLVWPERPADAVEQALRSQGVLVRSMTGKPQLEGALRVSIGTLEQMQRFWRAYSSICA, from the coding sequence ATGACTGAATCAACTCCACCCTCCCCTCCCCCTCCCGCTCGGGCCGAGGTGGAACGCCTCAAGGGTTACAGCGCTCCCCTGGAAGGGCGTCGCGGTCAGCTGCGCCTGGATTTCAACGAAAACACCCTGGGCCCCAGTCCGAAGGTGGTGGCTGCGATTCGATCATTCCCTGAGGAACTCATCGCCGTTTATCCGGAATACGACGGACTACGCGAGGCGTTGATCGCCAATCTCGAGGCGTCGAAGGAGGGCATGCTGCATCCCCTGGTACCGGAACAGGTGGGGGTGTTCAACGGCGTGGATGCGGCGATCCATGCCGTGATTCACGCCTATGGGGCTCCAGGGGACATCCTGCTCACCACGAGTCCCACCTTCGGCTACTACGCCCCCTGCGCTGCGATGCAGGGAATGGAGCTTGAAGCGATTCCCCATGGCATGCCGGGGTTCGTGGTTCCTCTCGATGCGCTTCGCGCGGCCCTGGAGCGCAAGCCGCGGATTCTGATGCTCTGCAACCCCAACAATCCCACCGGCGCCCGCCTGGCGGCGGATCAGGTGCTGGCCCTCGCTGCGTCTGCCCCGGACACACTGGTGGTGGTGGATGAGCTCTATGAAGCGTTCACCGGAGACAGCGTGCTGCCAGTTGTCGATTTCCGGGCGCAGGCCAATGTGCTGGTGCTGCGCTCTCTCGCCAAGACAGCGGGTCTGGCCGGGCTGCGACTGGGCTTTGCCATTGGACACCCCGGAGTGGTGGACAGGGTTGGCCGCGTCACCGGTCCCTATGACGTGAACAGCCTGGCGGTGGCGGCGGCGTTTGCGGCCCTGGAGGACCAGGCCTACACCAACCAGTATGTGCAGGAAGTGTTACGCGCGCGTGATTGGATCGTGTCAGAAATGACGCGTTCGCGTGTTGTTTTTCACTGTGACGGGGGCAATTACCTGTTGGTGTGGCCAGAGCGGCCTGCTGATGCGGTGGAGCAGGCTTTGCGCTCTCAAGGAGTCCTCGTGCGCTCGATGACCGGCAAGCCCCAGCTCGAGGGTGCCTTGCGGGTGAGCATCGGCACCCTCGAGCAGATGCAGCGGTTCTGGCGGGCTTACAGCAGCATCTGCGCCTGA
- a CDS encoding aminodeoxychorismate/anthranilate synthase component II gives MLLVIDNYDSFTYNLVQYFGELAAQHPLAAELRVERNDALTVAEISALKPDAILLSPGPGDPDQAGVCLDVLRQLSPQIPTLGVCLGHQALAQAYGGRIVRAPELMHGKTSPVQHRGEGVFAGLPQPLTATRYHSLIAERSSLPACLEVTAELEDGTVMGLRHRDHHHLQGVQFHPESVLTEAGHNLLANFLQQAESRVQHC, from the coding sequence ATGCTCCTCGTCATCGATAACTACGACAGCTTCACCTACAACCTGGTGCAGTATTTCGGCGAGTTGGCGGCCCAGCATCCTCTGGCCGCCGAGCTGCGGGTGGAGCGCAACGATGCCCTCACCGTCGCAGAGATCAGTGCACTTAAGCCCGATGCCATCCTTCTCTCCCCTGGGCCTGGTGATCCCGATCAGGCCGGCGTTTGCCTCGATGTGCTCAGGCAACTGTCTCCGCAGATCCCAACCCTGGGGGTGTGCCTAGGGCATCAGGCCCTGGCTCAGGCCTACGGCGGCCGCATCGTCCGCGCGCCTGAACTGATGCATGGCAAGACATCCCCGGTGCAGCACCGTGGGGAAGGGGTGTTCGCAGGCTTGCCGCAACCACTTACGGCCACGCGGTACCACAGCCTGATCGCCGAACGCAGCAGCCTGCCTGCCTGCCTTGAGGTCACCGCCGAACTGGAGGATGGCACCGTGATGGGCCTGCGCCACCGCGACCACCACCACCTGCAAGGGGTTCAGTTCCACCCCGAAAGTGTGCTCACCGAAGCCGGCCATAACCTGTTAGCCAACTTCCTGCAGCAAGCGGAAAGTCGCGTGCAGCACTGCTAG
- a CDS encoding peptide ligase PGM1-related protein — protein sequence MTLSFQDLQRQLQPDIAQVRPGSDPWDVLVMPSLNMSQEQMALVEGAHHYEERQLFELIRLRQPRARMVFVTSKLLPDLVVDSVLELLQGVPISHARQRLQLFDTDDASPRPLAAKLLERPRLLKRIRDSLRPGRSYLSCYNVGDLECRLSEALQLPLMGCDPQLSNWGHKAGGRTLFRRCGLPHPDGSELVFSFDGLLDACLDLLERKPGLRRAVVKLNQGFSGEGNARLELESLQLLDCSAQERRDRLRLALDTLPMPAAGWHTQLQDQGALVEEWLEGGEAISSPSVQGVIHPGGRVEVLSTHEQHLGGESGQVYLGCQFPADPAYRLELQRWGRAVGEALAALGALDHFSVDGLARRFGDRWDLQAIEVNLRKGGTTHPHQVLRFLSNGQMDAATGAFLSPQGSELHYLATDNFVHPRLRGLLPMDLIDAVAEAGLHYDALKESGSVFHLLGCLSEHGKLGMTCIGTTLAEAREVDARTRARLLEM from the coding sequence TTGACGTTGTCGTTCCAGGATCTGCAGCGCCAGTTGCAACCCGATATCGCCCAGGTGAGACCAGGGAGTGACCCCTGGGATGTGCTGGTGATGCCATCTCTGAATATGAGCCAGGAGCAGATGGCGCTTGTTGAGGGGGCGCATCATTACGAGGAACGCCAGTTGTTTGAGCTGATCCGCTTGCGGCAGCCACGGGCACGCATGGTGTTTGTCACCAGCAAGCTGCTGCCTGATCTGGTGGTGGATTCCGTCCTGGAGTTGCTGCAAGGGGTGCCGATCTCCCATGCCCGTCAACGCCTGCAGCTGTTCGATACCGATGACGCCAGTCCCCGCCCTTTGGCTGCCAAGTTGCTGGAGCGACCGCGGCTGCTGAAGCGCATCCGCGACAGCTTGCGGCCGGGGCGCAGTTACTTGAGCTGTTACAACGTCGGTGATCTCGAATGCCGCTTGTCCGAGGCCTTGCAGCTTCCCCTGATGGGGTGCGATCCGCAGCTGTCCAACTGGGGTCATAAGGCTGGTGGTCGCACCCTGTTCCGTCGCTGCGGGCTCCCCCATCCGGATGGATCAGAGTTGGTGTTTAGCTTCGACGGCTTGCTTGATGCCTGCCTGGATCTGCTGGAGCGCAAGCCGGGATTGCGCCGGGCGGTGGTGAAGCTCAATCAGGGGTTCAGTGGCGAGGGCAATGCCCGGCTCGAGCTGGAGTCGCTGCAACTTCTGGACTGTTCAGCGCAGGAGCGCCGTGACCGCCTGAGGCTGGCGCTGGACACCTTGCCCATGCCTGCGGCCGGATGGCACACCCAGCTTCAGGATCAGGGGGCGCTGGTGGAGGAATGGCTGGAGGGTGGTGAGGCGATCTCCTCACCCAGCGTGCAGGGTGTGATCCATCCCGGAGGTCGCGTGGAGGTGCTCTCCACCCATGAGCAGCATCTGGGCGGGGAGTCCGGCCAGGTGTATCTCGGTTGTCAGTTCCCGGCCGATCCGGCCTACCGGCTTGAGCTGCAGCGCTGGGGACGGGCGGTTGGCGAGGCTCTGGCTGCGCTGGGGGCGTTGGATCATTTCTCGGTGGATGGGCTGGCCAGGCGTTTCGGCGATCGTTGGGATCTTCAGGCCATTGAGGTCAATCTCCGCAAAGGTGGCACCACCCATCCCCATCAGGTGCTGCGCTTTCTCAGCAATGGCCAGATGGATGCCGCCACCGGTGCCTTCCTGTCTCCCCAGGGCAGTGAGCTGCACTACCTGGCGACGGACAACTTCGTGCATCCCCGTCTGCGTGGCCTGCTGCCCATGGATCTGATCGATGCGGTGGCTGAGGCTGGTTTGCATTACGACGCCCTCAAGGAGAGCGGAAGCGTGTTTCATCTTCTGGGTTGTCTTTCAGAACACGGCAAGCTGGGAATGACCTGCATCGGCACCACCCTGGCGGAGGCTCGGGAGGTGGATGCCCGCACGCGGGCCCGGCTGCTGGAGATGTGA
- a CDS encoding DUF3285 domain-containing protein, which yields MPEQEGPTTPPPSFVKQAMRNMVRKGSKSLFHFGLTAAGFIGFILVVAWLGRPTLPQ from the coding sequence ATGCCCGAGCAGGAAGGACCCACCACCCCACCGCCAAGTTTCGTCAAACAGGCGATGCGCAACATGGTGCGCAAAGGGAGCAAAAGCCTGTTCCACTTCGGACTCACTGCCGCTGGCTTCATTGGATTCATCCTTGTGGTGGCCTGGCTGGGACGCCCAACCCTTCCGCAATGA
- a CDS encoding MBL fold metallo-hydrolase, with translation MTDLLHKRSAGRMASALAATALLSTLSIPAVRAAGVTITSYGHSALLINGGGRSVLVNPFKAVGCAKGLREPRVNATVTLASSELPDEGARIGGGTYLVKPGSYRVGGLNLEGFAAPHDRVGGRRFGNATIWRWQQGGLSFAHLGGSAAPLSGEDKVLLGRPDVLIIGVGGGGKVYDGKEAAEVVRQLNPRRVIPVQYVSGDAPQGCDQGGVQPFLDAMGGTKVRRVGTTLSLPGTLGDNTVIDVMR, from the coding sequence ATGACCGATCTCCTGCACAAACGGAGTGCCGGCCGCATGGCCTCGGCACTGGCGGCGACGGCCCTGCTCAGCACACTCTCCATCCCTGCGGTCCGAGCCGCAGGGGTGACCATCACCAGCTACGGCCACAGTGCTCTGCTGATCAACGGAGGGGGACGCTCGGTGCTGGTCAATCCCTTCAAGGCCGTTGGCTGTGCCAAAGGACTGCGCGAACCGCGCGTGAACGCCACCGTGACGCTCGCCAGCTCTGAGCTGCCTGATGAAGGGGCACGGATCGGGGGAGGGACGTATCTGGTGAAGCCCGGCTCCTATCGGGTTGGTGGGCTCAACCTTGAGGGATTTGCGGCGCCCCATGACCGTGTCGGGGGCCGACGGTTCGGCAACGCCACCATCTGGCGGTGGCAGCAGGGTGGCTTGAGCTTCGCCCATCTTGGTGGTAGCGCCGCTCCCCTCAGCGGGGAAGACAAGGTGCTTCTCGGCCGCCCTGATGTGCTGATCATCGGCGTGGGCGGCGGCGGCAAGGTGTACGACGGCAAGGAAGCAGCTGAGGTGGTGAGGCAGCTGAACCCACGGCGCGTGATTCCCGTGCAATACGTCAGCGGCGATGCGCCCCAGGGTTGCGACCAAGGAGGCGTGCAGCCTTTCCTCGATGCCATGGGTGGAACGAAAGTTCGACGCGTGGGCACAACGCTGTCCCTGCCCGGAACCTTGGGTGACAACACCGTGATTGATGTGATGCGCTGA
- a CDS encoding diacylglycerol kinase family protein, with translation MKSLLNPEDGAPLSEEISQRSTHQAHRAAQRGAWRIAGDLPASFRYATQGLVYGFVSQRNFRIHVCIGSVVFGLGLWLQLPPIQLAVLVLTVAAVLVLELLNTAIESVVDLAIGRRFHPLARIAKDCAAAAVLVAAISSLLIALLLLLPPLTLRLSL, from the coding sequence ATGAAATCACTGCTGAACCCTGAAGACGGAGCGCCGTTGTCCGAGGAGATCAGCCAGCGCAGCACCCACCAGGCCCATCGAGCTGCCCAACGGGGCGCCTGGCGCATTGCTGGCGATCTGCCGGCCAGTTTCCGCTATGCCACCCAGGGACTGGTTTACGGGTTTGTCAGTCAGAGGAACTTCCGCATCCATGTGTGCATTGGTTCGGTGGTCTTTGGCCTGGGACTCTGGCTTCAACTGCCCCCCATTCAGCTGGCCGTTCTGGTGCTCACCGTGGCCGCTGTCTTGGTGCTCGAACTGCTCAACACGGCCATCGAATCGGTGGTGGATCTGGCCATCGGCCGCCGCTTCCACCCCCTGGCACGGATCGCCAAGGACTGCGCTGCGGCGGCGGTCTTGGTGGCGGCCATCAGCTCGCTGCTGATCGCCCTCTTGCTGCTGCTTCCTCCTCTGACCCTTCGCCTCAGTCTTTGA
- the ybeY gene encoding rRNA maturation RNase YbeY: protein MSARRRDPVVLDLAFTGADDAQINTLGTLASTRRLQSPEPWQSDLCCWLEALKQSWERPTAPQLKDCVDVSLGLQLTGDREIAELNDRWRGLPQATDVLSFAALESEMPLQQATTLELGDIVVSVPTAARQAIEQGHSLERELQWLVSHGLLHLLGWDHPDETTLNAMIACQERLLAMAGNVQSHGEINCETADEITAEP from the coding sequence ATGAGCGCAAGACGGCGCGATCCGGTCGTTCTTGACCTGGCCTTTACAGGTGCTGACGACGCCCAGATCAACACTCTGGGAACGTTGGCCTCAACCAGACGGCTGCAGAGCCCGGAGCCCTGGCAAAGCGACCTCTGTTGTTGGCTTGAGGCACTGAAGCAGAGCTGGGAGCGACCAACAGCCCCCCAACTGAAGGACTGTGTGGACGTGAGCCTGGGCCTGCAATTGACCGGCGATCGAGAGATCGCTGAGCTCAATGACCGTTGGCGTGGCCTGCCACAGGCAACGGATGTGTTGTCGTTTGCCGCACTTGAGTCGGAGATGCCGCTCCAGCAGGCGACAACCCTGGAACTCGGGGACATTGTTGTCTCCGTTCCGACGGCAGCACGCCAGGCGATCGAGCAGGGACACAGCCTGGAGAGGGAGCTGCAATGGCTCGTCAGTCACGGGCTGTTGCATCTCCTCGGCTGGGATCACCCCGATGAGACAACGTTGAACGCAATGATTGCTTGTCAGGAGCGCCTGCTTGCCATGGCCGGTAATGTTCAATCCCACGGTGAGATCAACTGTGAAACAGCAGATGAAATCACTGCTGAACCCTGA